Proteins from a genomic interval of Nautilia sp. PV-1:
- a CDS encoding PP2C family serine/threonine-protein phosphatase — MGWNEIMKVFYTTNIGNEKFSSNQDSVLIGDKTFCNISFNEVKSENTDKNLFAVADGLSIHKDSGIISCKVLELLKNKNINNFRFYSIQEELEILRLHNRELTGAASTLAGVYFFEDYAKIFHLGDSRVYLFRDNKLILLTKDHNVKNCFFEGRENLSSIYNMLEGYFVCDIVEKSDFLLETKTIKVQKNDVFFVCTDGVYESVNLSDIFSKKNRYEIIFKSCLSEKIDNFSFIGIEV; from the coding sequence ATGGGGTGGAATGAAATAATGAAAGTATTTTATACGACCAATATAGGAAACGAAAAATTTTCTTCAAATCAGGATTCAGTTTTAATCGGAGATAAAACATTTTGCAATATTTCGTTTAATGAAGTGAAAAGTGAAAATACAGATAAAAACTTGTTTGCTGTTGCCGACGGTTTGAGCATTCATAAAGACAGCGGAATAATTTCATGTAAAGTTTTAGAGTTATTGAAAAATAAAAATATAAACAATTTCAGATTTTACTCAATTCAGGAAGAACTTGAAATTTTAAGACTGCATAACCGGGAACTAACCGGAGCGGCTTCAACGTTAGCCGGTGTGTATTTTTTTGAAGATTATGCGAAAATATTTCATTTAGGCGACAGCAGGGTTTATTTGTTTAGAGATAATAAATTAATCTTACTAACCAAAGACCACAATGTTAAAAACTGTTTTTTTGAAGGAAGAGAAAACCTTTCATCCATTTACAATATGCTTGAAGGGTATTTTGTCTGCGATATTGTGGAAAAAAGTGATTTTTTACTTGAAACAAAAACAATAAAAGTTCAAAAAAACGATGTGTTTTTTGTATGCACGGACGGGGTATATGAAAGCGTGAATTTATCTGATATTTTTAGTAAAAAAAACAGATACGAAATCATTTTTAAAAGCTGTTTGAGTGAAAAGATAGATAATTTTTCCTTTATTGGGATTGAGGTGTAA
- a CDS encoding YafY family protein, with product MKAKEYTKTLSILLDLINRFYAGENLSTTDIENIYGISKRSAQRYINYLKDAGFNIKSKSRKYYLENIIDEEKEMIFEAIESIAKNAGIEKELLPLLKQLKLISEENVFYSKLDIEKIEPFTFRKIEEAIKNKKILKIKYLMDGEIYDFEIKPLKISNFDGYWYVNALNHKDEYRTYHIKSIKHLEITDESFEVEKDILKNLDKAVNIWFDPTAEPFTVELFADEYATKYLKRIPISKTQKIIKNSDETSTIYLEITHENEIIRKLLMWIPNLRVISPKWLKEEVDDYIKTYLA from the coding sequence ATGAAAGCGAAAGAATACACAAAGACCCTCTCAATATTGCTTGATTTGATAAACAGGTTTTATGCGGGTGAAAATCTCAGCACGACAGATATTGAGAACATATACGGAATTTCAAAACGCTCCGCCCAAAGATACATAAATTATCTCAAAGACGCAGGGTTTAACATAAAAAGCAAAAGCAGAAAATATTATCTTGAAAATATTATTGACGAAGAAAAAGAGATGATATTTGAAGCAATAGAATCTATTGCCAAAAATGCAGGTATTGAAAAAGAACTTTTGCCTCTTCTTAAACAGCTTAAACTGATAAGCGAAGAAAACGTTTTTTATTCAAAGCTTGATATCGAAAAAATAGAACCTTTTACTTTTAGAAAAATTGAAGAAGCCATAAAAAATAAAAAAATTCTTAAAATCAAATACTTAATGGATGGGGAAATTTACGATTTTGAAATAAAACCCCTTAAAATTTCAAATTTTGATGGCTATTGGTATGTAAATGCACTGAATCACAAAGATGAATACAGAACTTATCATATCAAAAGTATCAAACACCTTGAAATTACGGATGAATCTTTTGAAGTTGAAAAAGATATTTTAAAAAATCTCGATAAAGCCGTAAACATTTGGTTCGACCCGACTGCCGAGCCTTTTACGGTGGAGCTATTCGCCGATGAATACGCTACGAAATATCTTAAAAGAATCCCAATTTCCAAAACTCAGAAAATTATTAAAAACAGTGATGAAACTTCAACGATTTACCTGGAAATAACTCATGAAAACGAAATTATCCGTAAACTCCTCATGTGGATTCCAAATCTGAGGGTTATAAGTCCTAAATGGTTGAAAGAAGAGGTTGATGATTATATTAAAACTTATCTTGCTTAA